The genomic segment CTATACAGCTTAAAATGAGGAATGGATAAAAAACTATCCTGAGGAATATGAAAAAGTGAATCAGGCCAATCCTGTTAACCTGGAGTCTTTTGATGCAAAACAAAAAAGTTATGAAGTTTTGATGCTGGACAACCAAAAGCTTATGATGAGGAACTACAACGCAAAAAAACATCAGATCCCGACTTTTATAAAAAACATATGGAATGGCTGAAAGAATACAATCCGGAACGCTATAATATTGAAATTGAAAAACAATAGCATTTTAAGAATTTTTGGGTAGGGTAAAAGTCTAAATCTGCCCGATACATATTAAATGAGTTAATAAGGCCAGGAGAAAAAAATTTCGAAAACGACAGGGGAGATTACTATTTCAGTTACAAGCATTATATTTGCTGCACAAATACACAGCTAAAAGCACTTCACTTGAAGCACACACAGAAAAGAAATCCTGTAATGATTGAGAAAAAAACTGCAATTTTTTCAACATGGAAGTTACGTATTGTACTGGTGGGAGTGTTACTTATTACCGGACTGATATATTTGCAGACATCAAAGTTTTCATTTGTTTACTGGGATGATGACCAAAATATTAAGACAGAAACATCATATTCGGTTTTCAGCTCCGAAAACTTTTTACATCACTATAAAACTTCAAGATATAAAGCTCTTGCCATATGGAGTTTTATTATTGACAATGCCGTATTCGGTAAAAAACCCGGATGGTATCATCTTCATAATGTGTTGCTGCATCTTGTGAATATTTTGTTATTATATTTTCTTATGCAGCGAATCACAAAAAAAGAAACGGTAGCGCTTATAACGGCTACACTTTTTGCAGTACACCCGGCTTTTATTGAACCTGTGGCTTGGGTTACCGGGCGCAAAGACCTGCTGTTTGTTTTGTTCTTACTGCTTTCGGTTATTACTTACCGGAATTATTTGCTGAAAAAGCAGCCATGGATATGGTTACTGCTTGTTATTATTTTTACCTACCTTGCCAGCCTCGCTAAAATACAGGCTTTTGTGTTGCCAATGCTGTTTTTAGGTTTCGACTGGTTTTACAAAAGAAAATTTTCGGTCTTACTGATTATTGAAAAACTATTGCTGGTGTTGCTCATGTATGATAAATGGAAGCTCTCTTTGCTAATAGTATTGATAGTGTTGTTGATTTTTATTTTCAATATATTCATAAAACCAAAAAAGTCCCGTTTCATTACTGCCTCATTCTGGTATCTTGTAATAATGACTGTGCTGGTGGTGGGCTTTACTGCTTTTTATTTCAGTGTTAATCATTATGCACAAAGGATTGTTTTTACAATACCTGTAGTTTTTTTGCTGGTTTTTACCGGTGTTTTTATGCTACTTATTATGAAAAAGAATGAGTTTCTTTTATCAAAAACACTTTTTACCCGTGTACTTAAACCAGCAATTGTACTTATACCGCTTATAATTTTTTTTACTGAGTTAATCATTATACATTTTTCCAATATAGGATTTCTGAATAATATTTATATAGTATTTAAGACAGTGATGCCTATGAATTTTGATTACCTGCGTTTTTGGGAAACACAGTCTGTGGATTATAATTCTTATACTTTTGCTGAGCGCCTGATACTTTTCCCCAATACATTGCTTTTTTATATCGGCAGATTCTTTTTGGCTATCCCCCTGAATCCTATGGTTGCGTATCCTGCACATACTGCAGGTGGCGGGCTGGAAACAGCCTTGATTTTAAAGGCCTTGCTTGTGTACGTTTTTCTTTTAGTTTCCGCTTTTATCATCTACAAATATTTCAGAAAAAGCCGCTTGGCACTTCTGGGTTTGATATGGTTCACTGTATGTATCAGCATTGTGTTGCAGTTAATTTCTATTGAAGGGCGTATACTTGCCGCCGACAGGTACGCTTATCCTTCATACATTGGCCTGTTTCTTGTTACAGCCCTTGCTGCCGACAAACTACTACAGCGGTTCCGGCCTCTCTATGTGTGGACGACACTGGTTGCGCTAATTCTATCAATGAGTATACTGACCTATCTGAAGTGTGATACTTGGAAAAACTCGGTAACACTTTGGCAAGAAGCTTTAGATAAAGACCCTAAAAACCATTATGCCTGGTTCAGCCTTGGTTATTCGGTATATTTTGAAAATAATAAACCCAAAGAAGCTTTGAAATATTTTGACAAAGCTATCAGTTTATATACTGAAAACTTTCATTATTTCAACAACCGGGGCAGGATAAGGTTTGCTATTCAGGATTTTCAGGGCGCTATGGATGATTTCAATGAAGCCATTAAAATGAACAGCCTTAACTGGGGCTCTTATTATAACAGGGGAGTGCTTCTCATGGAATATGCAGATTTTAAAGGCGCTGCTGAAGATTTCAGAAAAGCAAAGGAAATTTTTCCGGAATTCACCCTGTCAGATAGCAGCCTGAAAAAAGCCATGCAAATGGTACGACTTGACAGCATTTTAAATAGCGGGGGCAAAATAAATGAATCTGATACGGAAGCAATGAAACGTTTTATCAGGGGCACCGGGAGAAAATTCGGCGAACACGGTATGTATGAAAAAGCTGTGGTATACCTTGAAAAAGGAATAGAAATATTTCCTGAAGAACCAAGCTTTTATGAATATTTAGCTGTAACATATAACATTCAACACAATTATCCCCTGTCACTTGAATCGTATAACAGGGGGCTGAAACGCATACCTGGCAACCCAGCCCTGCTTTTTGCCCGCGGAAATTTTTACCAGATGACCGGCGAAAGTGCTAAGGCCTGTGCCGACTGGCAACTGTCGGCACAAGGTGGCAATATGAATGCCCGTAGCATGGTTCAGCAGCATTGCGGATTCTCTCTGATGAAACCGCAGTAATAAAAACTCCGGGCAGATTGAGCCCTTGTTCTGGATAAAGTTTATTATTATAAAGTTTCAAAGAGCAACGATTCTAAGTCGTCAGGGTATTTTTTAATCGTTTTGCTCACATTTCATATAAATATTAAGCAATGGTATTATTACCTTTGAACAACTATTCAGCCTGAATTTTGTCCATTAAACCTAAAAAAACTTACTGATGAAAAATTTTTTGACGATAAAATAATAACTGAAATCAAACTATATAACGGATTCTATCCTGCAGAAAATTATCATCAGGATTATTATAAAAACAATCCATCAAAAGGATATTGTGTGGCTGTAATCAATCCCAAATTGGTAAAAATCCGCAACTTCTATTCAAAATTCCTTAAGTAGGAAGGCGGTTTATTCAGCTTTATTATAGCTTTCAACAGGTTCACAGGCGCACACAAGGTTTCTGTCGCCGTAAGCATCATCAATACGGGTTACGGTAGGCCAGTACTTGTCATTATCTGACCATGGCATCGGGAAAGCTGCTTGTTTTCTGCTGTAGGGGAGGTCCCAGGTGTCTGAAGCAAGCATCTGAGCTGTATGTGGCGCTTTTTTAATGATGTTGATATTTCTGTCGGCTTTGTCTTCTTCAATTTCGTGAATCTCTTTTCTAATGGCAACCATAGCTTCAATAAAACGATTCAACTCATAAAATGGTTCACTTTCTGTGGGCTCCACCATCAGTGTCCCATGAACAGGAAAAGCAACTGTTGGAGCGTGAAAGCCGTAATCCATAAGCCGTTTGGCAATATCTATTGCTCCGATACCGGTTTTATGGTCAATTTCGTTGCAATCGAGTATCATTTCATGAGCCACCCTGTTTTTTGAACCGGTATAAAGTATTGGGTAATATTTTTCAAGGCGGGACTTCATATAATTTGCATTCAGTATAGCCATTTTTGTTGCTTCCGTCAGGCCATTGCCGCCCATTAATTTAATGTATGCATAAGAAATAGTGAGTACTAAAGCGCTTCCAAAAGGTGCCGAAGCCACAGCTGTTATTCCATTTTTATTATCTGAAGAAGGGCTGAAAATATGCACAGGCAGAAACTCAACAAGATGTTTTGCAACACCGATTGGGCCAACTCCCGGGCCGCCTCCTCCATGAGGAATAGCAAAAGTTTTATGCAGGTTAAGGTGGCAGACGTCAGCACCGATTTGTGCAGGGCTGGTAAACCCGACCTGTGCGTTCATGTTAGCGCCGTCCATATACACCTGCCCGCCATTTTTATGAATAATGTCAACAATTTCCAAAATATTTTCTTCAAAAACGCCATGGGTTGAGGGATATGTTACCATCAGGGACGAAAGAGAATTTTTGTATTGCTCTGCTTTTTCGCGCAAATCTTCGGTGTCAATATTTCCATGTGCATCGCATTTTACCACAACAACTTTCATTCCTGCCATCACGGCGCTGGCGGGGTTGGTTCCATGTGCCGAAGCAGGTATCAGTACAACGTCCCGATGGCTTTGACCAATACTTTCCTGATATTTACGAATAACCATCAGACCTGCATATTCTCCGGCTGCCCCGGAATTCGGTTGAAAAGAAATAGCGGAAAATCCGGTAATTTCACAAAATGCTTTTTCCAATTCTTGTATCATAAAATGGTAACCTTCTGCCTGTTCTTCAGGGACAAAGGGGTGAATATTTCCAAACTCAGGCCAGCTAAGTGCAAACATTTCGGTTCCGGCATTGAGTTTCATGGTGCAGGAACCCAGAGGTATCATGGCACGGTTGAGGGAGAGGTCTTTTACTTCAAGTTTTTTAATGTAACGCATCATTTCTGTCTCTGAATGATATGTGTTGAAAACAGCATGTTTCAGAAATGCTGAAGTTCTTTTTAATGCTTGAGGAATACAAGATTGTGTGCTTGTGATAGAAGTAACAGGATGGAAAGAATGCCCGGCGGCTTTGGCAAATATTGAAAATAAAAGATTTATATCGCCAAGGCTAGTGGTTTCATCCAAAGAAATACCGATGTGATTATCATCAATATAGCGCAGATTGATTTTTTGCTCAAGTACTAGTTTCCTCAGGTCTGCTATTTTCACATTATCTGGCAGGGCAACTTTTAAAGTATCGAAGAAGAATTCATTTTCTTGTTTGAACCCGTACTTTGGAAGTTCTGTATTTAGTATGTTTGCGAGGGTATTAATATGAGCAGCAATTTCCTTAAGACCTTCGGGCCCGTGGTAAACAGCATACATTCCCGACATAATGGCCAGTAGGGCTTGTGCTGTGCAAATGTTGGATGTGGCTCTTTCGCGTTTTATATGTTGTTCGCGTGTTTGCAAAGCCATGCGCAATGCACGATTACCGTTGGCATCTAATGATATCCCTATGATACGTCCCGGAATATTGCGTTTGAATTTCTCACTTACTGCAAAGTATCCGGCATGTGGACCGCCAAATCCCATTGGCAATCCAAATCGCTGAGTGGAACCCAGAACAACATCGGCACCCCATTCGCCGGGAGGTGTAAGCAAGGTAAGCGATAATAAGTCAGCAGCCACTGCAACAGAAATGTCTGCATTATGAGCTTTCTCAACAAATTCCGTATAATGGTTAATTTTTCCGTTAGAGGTAGGGTATTGAAGCAAAGCTCCGAAATATGTTTTATTTAAGTCAATTTCATTATGGTTCCCAATCACCACTTCAATTCCCAGCGGCTTTGAACGGGTGATAATCACTTCGATGGTTTGAGGAAAAACACATCGGGAAACAAAAAATTTATTGACATTATTTTTAATCTGTTCCCGGCTGCGAGAATTAAAGAACATAAGCATAGCTTCTGCTGCTGCTGTTCCTTCATCAAGCAGTGAAGCGTTGGCAATTGGCATGGCTGTCAGGTCCGATATTACAGTCTGGAAGTTAAGCAAAGCTTCCAAACGTCCCTGCGAAATCTCAGCCTGATAAGGAGTGTATGAAGTGTACCAGCCGGGATTTTCCAAAATATTACGAATAATAACTCCCGGAGTAATTGTGCCATAATAACCCATTCCAATATAGCTTTTATAATTTTTGTTTCTGGATGCGATTTCTTTTATATGATTCAAAAACTCATATTCATTGATACCTATAGGTAAATTCAATGGTTTTGGTAAACGAATTGGTTTTGGTATTGTCTGGTCAATAAGTTCATCTATAGAAGCAACACCTATAACTTCAAGCATTTGCTTTATTTCCCTTCCTCTGGGGCCGTTGTGGCGGTTAACAAAATTATTAGTAATCATGTTTTGAAATATTTAGTAAAAAAATTTATGATTTTCAGTTTGCAAAGATAGCATTATGGTAAAGAATAAAATAATGTCAAGAAAAATTTTAAAATACAACTGGAGACACTAGTGGAAAATATCTAAAAAAAACTAAAAAAAACTTGCTTTTCGTCATTATTTTTATTAATTTTATATCATAATTTTAATTACATAGATTTTTTTGCACTTAATGATATTGCGTTTTTGTAATAAGTTTAAATGAATAAAATTTATAAAATACAATTTGCTTCATTTAATTCTTTTTTTAGACATATAAAATATGTAAAAAAAGTTATTGCTTTTTTATCAATTACGTTCTTTGTGTCATATATCACCGTATGGGGACAGACAACTTCAACGAGAAATGCAGGAACCGGTACTAACGTTGCAGATACAGGTTCAGTTGCTTGGGTTAACCCAGACAATGTAATTTCTAATAACAATCTTTATTCAACAATTGCTCTTAATAATCAAACCAGCAATTCTCTCCAAGCTACAAATTATGGGTTTACTATACCTTTCAATGCCATTATTACCGGGATAAGGGTTACCATTGGACGTTATCAAA from the Bacteroidales bacterium genome contains:
- a CDS encoding tetratricopeptide repeat protein, whose translation is MIEKKTAIFSTWKLRIVLVGVLLITGLIYLQTSKFSFVYWDDDQNIKTETSYSVFSSENFLHHYKTSRYKALAIWSFIIDNAVFGKKPGWYHLHNVLLHLVNILLLYFLMQRITKKETVALITATLFAVHPAFIEPVAWVTGRKDLLFVLFLLLSVITYRNYLLKKQPWIWLLLVIIFTYLASLAKIQAFVLPMLFLGFDWFYKRKFSVLLIIEKLLLVLLMYDKWKLSLLIVLIVLLIFIFNIFIKPKKSRFITASFWYLVIMTVLVVGFTAFYFSVNHYAQRIVFTIPVVFLLVFTGVFMLLIMKKNEFLLSKTLFTRVLKPAIVLIPLIIFFTELIIIHFSNIGFLNNIYIVFKTVMPMNFDYLRFWETQSVDYNSYTFAERLILFPNTLLFYIGRFFLAIPLNPMVAYPAHTAGGGLETALILKALLVYVFLLVSAFIIYKYFRKSRLALLGLIWFTVCISIVLQLISIEGRILAADRYAYPSYIGLFLVTALAADKLLQRFRPLYVWTTLVALILSMSILTYLKCDTWKNSVTLWQEALDKDPKNHYAWFSLGYSVYFENNKPKEALKYFDKAISLYTENFHYFNNRGRIRFAIQDFQGAMDDFNEAIKMNSLNWGSYYNRGVLLMEYADFKGAAEDFRKAKEIFPEFTLSDSSLKKAMQMVRLDSILNSGGKINESDTEAMKRFIRGTGRKFGEHGMYEKAVVYLEKGIEIFPEEPSFYEYLAVTYNIQHNYPLSLESYNRGLKRIPGNPALLFARGNFYQMTGESAKACADWQLSAQGGNMNARSMVQQHCGFSLMKPQ
- the gcvP gene encoding aminomethyl-transferring glycine dehydrogenase; amino-acid sequence: MITNNFVNRHNGPRGREIKQMLEVIGVASIDELIDQTIPKPIRLPKPLNLPIGINEYEFLNHIKEIASRNKNYKSYIGMGYYGTITPGVIIRNILENPGWYTSYTPYQAEISQGRLEALLNFQTVISDLTAMPIANASLLDEGTAAAEAMLMFFNSRSREQIKNNVNKFFVSRCVFPQTIEVIITRSKPLGIEVVIGNHNEIDLNKTYFGALLQYPTSNGKINHYTEFVEKAHNADISVAVAADLLSLTLLTPPGEWGADVVLGSTQRFGLPMGFGGPHAGYFAVSEKFKRNIPGRIIGISLDANGNRALRMALQTREQHIKRERATSNICTAQALLAIMSGMYAVYHGPEGLKEIAAHINTLANILNTELPKYGFKQENEFFFDTLKVALPDNVKIADLRKLVLEQKINLRYIDDNHIGISLDETTSLGDINLLFSIFAKAAGHSFHPVTSITSTQSCIPQALKRTSAFLKHAVFNTYHSETEMMRYIKKLEVKDLSLNRAMIPLGSCTMKLNAGTEMFALSWPEFGNIHPFVPEEQAEGYHFMIQELEKAFCEITGFSAISFQPNSGAAGEYAGLMVIRKYQESIGQSHRDVVLIPASAHGTNPASAVMAGMKVVVVKCDAHGNIDTEDLREKAEQYKNSLSSLMVTYPSTHGVFEENILEIVDIIHKNGGQVYMDGANMNAQVGFTSPAQIGADVCHLNLHKTFAIPHGGGGPGVGPIGVAKHLVEFLPVHIFSPSSDNKNGITAVASAPFGSALVLTISYAYIKLMGGNGLTEATKMAILNANYMKSRLEKYYPILYTGSKNRVAHEMILDCNEIDHKTGIGAIDIAKRLMDYGFHAPTVAFPVHGTLMVEPTESEPFYELNRFIEAMVAIRKEIHEIEEDKADRNINIIKKAPHTAQMLASDTWDLPYSRKQAAFPMPWSDNDKYWPTVTRIDDAYGDRNLVCACEPVESYNKAE
- a CDS encoding peptide-methionine (S)-S-oxide reductase: MKLYNGFYPAENYHQDYYKNNPSKGYCVAVINPKLVKIRNFYSKFLK